The segment TATACTTTGATATTCTGAAATGTCTATCATATCGCTTATCCAAATCTGACCATTCGTACTTGTACCTTTATCATTCATATTTAAATTACTCTTCTTATCTAATTGTACTGTATCAGCTCCAAATTCAATTAGATCATTATCATAATTAAAATCTGTACTATCGGAATCATCAAAGGTATTAACAGTAGTTACCGTATCACTCTGATCTGCTACAAATTTTTCCGCAGTTACTACTACTTCTATGCCAGAATCAAGATCAATTTGAATTAAATCACCATCTTTTACTCCCTGTTTATATACACTTGAAGCATTTCCACTGGCAACAGTAGAACTTGAGATAGATTGATAGGAACTATCATTCCAGAAGTAAACTATCCCTGTATCCTCAGCTATATATAGCTTATTATTATCACCAGTTGTAGGAAAATTAGACTTATCTGAATATCTTTCTATCTTATCTACACCGGCAATTAATGATTCAATCTTATTACTTGAATAAGTTGTAGTACTACTAGCAGTAGTATCATCAATATTAGCTCCAGCTTCGCTATTACTATCAACCTCTACTCCTTGATAAGTAAGATTACCATTAGTATCACCTAGAGCATTTAAAATTGTCTGATTAGAATGAGTATGTGACTTATTCACTGAACTTAATATCTCTGATTTTGATTTGCCGGCTACACTCTCAACAGTAGGATTTAGAGCAGTACCGCCTAAATCTCCATTAAGTCTAATTGCTCCCTTAACTGTATCAGTAGCTGGATTAACAATATCGTAACTAGCTGCAAATATCCACTTATCTTTACTTCCAGAATAGATATAATAACTACGACTATTATCATTATTTTCATCTGCAGTTACTATAGCTGTCCATCCATTATTACCGGATCCATCTGGAATTGCCTCCTGTAAGCTGGCATAATCAGCATATTCTCCTTGAAAAGTTAATTTCCCATTAACACTATCAATTATGGTCTTAATTTCATTAATAGCAGCAACTAAGTTAGATTTATCGGTAGTCTCTAAATTAGTTAATAAACCTGTTATATTCTTTACAAAATCCTTCGTAGCTTGATCAGAAGTTGTACATCCATCTTCATTGGAAGGATAGATATTCTGCGTTATGAAAGTTTTTACGGATGAGTCTTTTCTGTCATTATCATTGATCTCATTCATGATTTTCACTCCTTTATAAAATAGTTAATTTTAAAATCATCTGTTTTCCTATGAGCCCTAAAAGCGAATTTTAATCCCTCCTTTATTTAGTAAAATAAAAAACACCCTCTCGGGTGTTTAATTACTCTTTTTGTAACTTTTTTTATTTTAAATCATTAAATATATGTGGCTGAGTCCCGCTTTTGATACTTACTTCTCATTATATATATTAACATAGATATAGAGAAAATGTATCAAGCCTTTTACATATAAATTGCATATTTTATACATATCCCAGTATTCTCGCTATTTTAGCAATAGCTTCATCTTTCACATCATAATATTTCTGTCTGCTATATCCAAAATCAAGGTCAGAGTATATTTCTACATCACTTATATTTCTACCAGTTATGTATTTTCTCTTAATAACATATTCCTCTAAAGAATCCAAACCATTCAATGCTATATCTATCATGTTAACTATATCAGATTTTTCTCTAAATTCTTTAGCCTCATCACTCTCAAGCCTATCTATTACTTTCTCAAATGTAGAATCAAATATGTCATTAGTCTTAGATGAACCTCCAGGAGAACAACTATAAGCAGATGTCTCCAATTTATTATCCAGCTTATATTTAAGTATTTCTATCCTCTGCTTATACTCTTGATAATTCAATAAGTGATTTACTACTTTGCTATACCAATCAGATTTTCTTTTTGTATTTGCCATTATCCACATACCCCCGTAGTATTATTCATGATATTTAATGTGTCTTGATGC is part of the Sporohalobacter salinus genome and harbors:
- a CDS encoding ArpU family phage packaging/lysis transcriptional regulator; this translates as MANTKRKSDWYSKVVNHLLNYQEYKQRIEILKYKLDNKLETSAYSCSPGGSSKTNDIFDSTFEKVIDRLESDEAKEFREKSDIVNMIDIALNGLDSLEEYVIKRKYITGRNISDVEIYSDLDFGYSRQKYYDVKDEAIAKIARILGYV